A stretch of DNA from Natrinema sp. HArc-T2:
TCGTCCATCCCCCACAGCGGCGATGAGTCGGGCAACGGTTCCTCCTCGAAGACGTCCAGCGCCGCCCCCGCGAGGTCGCCAGCCTCGAGTGCGTCGATCAAGGCCGGTTCGTCGACGATCGATCCCCGGGCGACGTTCACGAAGTAGGCATCATCGCGCATAGCATCGAACGCGTCCGCATCGAACAGGTGGTGGGTCTCGTCGGTCAGCGGGACGGTGACGATCACGAAGTCGGCGTCGCCGATCGCCTCGAGCAGCCGGTCGTTCGCGTATACCTCGTCGAAGCCGGGGACGGGGTCGCCGGAGCGGCGAACGCCCGTGACGCGAACCCCAAGCGCGCCAAGCGTCTCCGCGACACCACTCCCGAGGGTTCCGGTCCCGACGACGCAGGCCGTTGACCCCGGGAGCGTAAAGGCCTCGTCCCACTTGGGGCGCTCCCAGTGGCGCCGTTGCTGATTCGCGACGTAGTCGTCGAGCCGCCGGGAGAACATAAGGAGGTAGCCCGCGACCGTCTCGCCGACGGACCGGTCGTGGATGCCCGAACTGTTCGTGAGGATCACGTCGTTGTCCTCGAGGACGGCACGCGGAAATCGATCGAACCCCGCCTGAATCGAGTGGATCCAGTCCAACTCGAGAAACGCCTCGCGGTAGACGAGCGTGACGACCGCATCACAGTCGTCGATGTCGTCGTCGACCACCGCGACGTCGATCGGCAGGTCAGCGAGGAAGGCCGCGAGTTCCGCCGGTGGGAAGACCGCTTCGACCGATTCGTGGACGCCGAGTCGCTCGAGTTCGAATGGCATAGCGATAGCTACGATAGAAACGGGATTGAAGATTTGCCTCCGAGCAGACGGCCAATCAACGGTGGCCATGCGAACAGTGTGTGGCCGCCCGCCGAACGACCGTGACAGTCCTGTTCCGTAGTCTCATTGGCGCGGAGTGTGCACCCTACAGACCGGTTTTCATTAAAATAACTGGGATCTGACATAGGTATTTACCGTCGATCGTGATACGGAGGAGTATGGATCCGAACGTAGCGCGACGGTGTCACGTGCTGTTTGGTCTCTCGTTGCTGTTATTGACGATCGGGATCGGCTACTGTGTCGTCGTCGGGACGTGTCTGGCAGACTTCGCAGTGGTGGTCGCGGGACTGTTCGTCGGGTGGATCGCGTTGTTCTACTGCGTTGGGAACGCCACGATCTGGGGATAGAGAGGCCATCTCGCGCGAACGATCGCACACGACAGACCACCAACGGTGACCAAGGCGATTCACGAAGAATGGCGGCTCGGGGAAAATCCCTCGTCACAAGGGGCTCGGTGGGGGTAACACTTCGTCACGGCCGCCATGCGACGCTACTCCCTCGAGGGGTTTCGATCTGTCGTTTCCCGCTTTGTTGGGTCGCCGTCGTCACACCAGCCCTCGAGTCCGCGCAGTTCCTCGGCGACGGCCTCGATTTCGCCGGGCTCGAGCGCCCCGCGCTCAGTAATGACCGCGGTCACGCAGTCGGCAGGCGTCACGTCGAAGGTCGGATTCAACACGTCGAGGGACGCGTCGCCGTCGTAGACCGCGGTTCGGTCGCCGGACTCGAGGTTGACGTCCTCGCGGGTCGAGACCTTGTCCGTCGCCGCGACGACTGAAACCGGAACCCCCTCACGGGCGGCAGCAATCGCCAGCGCGCGCGTGCCGGTCTTGTTCACCACAGTGCCGTCGGGGAGGACGGTATCCGCGCCGACCACAACCCGATCGATATCGTCGCGTGCGAGCACGTGCGCGACCGCCGCGTCGGTGTGAACCGTGACGGCGCTGTCGGTCGTCTCCGCGAGCGTTTCGGCGACAGCGATCCCTTCACAACCAGGTCGCGATTCCGCGACGAACACCCGCGAGGGGGCACCCTGCTGGAGTGCCTCGAGAACGGTCCCCGACCGCGAGAGGGTCGCGACGCTACCCGTGATGTGGTCGCTCGCGTTGTTCGCGGCGTCCGAATCAGCCGATAGCGCACGGTCGATGTTCGACAGTGCCGACTCGAGGACTGCTGGTGCATCGCCGTCAGTGCCGTCTGCGTCGGCCATCAGCCGGTTGACCCGATTTCGGAGGACAGCCATCGACGGTCGCGCCTCGAGCAGTCGACGGGCCAGTTCCGCGAGTTCGTCCCATTCGTCGTCGGGATCCGCGCCGAACTCGCTGCGCTCGGCGACGAGCAGCCCCGCCCGATCGCGCACCACCTCGAGTGCGCGTATCGACAGGTATGCAGCGCCGTGTTCGTCGTCGGCCGCGATCGATCGGACGGTGGGGGCGACGCGCTCGTAGGCCGTCCACAGCTTCGGCACCGTCTCGCGGTCGTCGCCCACGCCCTCGCAGATCGTGGTCGGAGACACCCACTCGGCAGTGTCGTGTTCCTCGCTCAGTTCGAGCTCACGGGTCTCGCAATCGAATAGATAGGGGTGGACGACCCACTCGCGCACGAGGTCGGTGTCCTCGAACTCGACCGGTCGTCCGGTGCGGACGAGCGAGACGGCATCGGGCTCGAGGCCGGTTTCTTCGCGGATCTCGACGCGGACCTGGTCGTCGGGCTGGCCCTCCGCGAAGCCGGAGATGCCACCCCACTGGCCGGTGTAGGTTCCGACTGCATCGCTGCGTCGGAGCAACAGGATCTCGCCACGGTTACGGAGAAACCCGGTGACGACGTGGTCCAGGGCCGCTTCGTCGTCATCAGCATCGCTCCCTCTCTGTTCGGTCATACACTGGGAGACGAGCGCGCGGAGGGAATCGCTTTCGGGACTGGCTGTCGTCGGACCACATATGTCACGAGTTGCGATCGTCTCCGACACGCACGTCCCCTCCCGCGAACGCGCCGTCCCCGACTGGGTCGGCGACGAACTCGAGGCGGCTGACCACGCGATCCACGCGGGCGATTTCGACTCTCAACGGTCCTATGAGCGGATCGCAGCCCTCGCGAACGGAAACCTGACCGCCATCCGTGGAAACACCGATCCGCCGACACTCGAGCTTCCCCACACCGACACGTTCGAGGTCGGCGGGGTGACGTTCGCGGTGACCCACGGAACCGGCTCGCCGGCGGGCTGGCAGCGACGGGTTGTCGAGACCGCGCGCGTCGAAGCGACCACCGCCGAGCCGGTCGTCGTCGCGGGTCATACCCACGAGGTCGTCGACACGGCTGTCGACGGCGTGCGCGTTCTCAATCCCGGCAGCGCGACCGGTGCGGCACCTGCCGACCGCGCGACGATGTACGTCGCAACCGTCACGGACGGAGAGCTGGAAGTCGAGTTGCGATCCGGCTAAATCGATCGGGCATCCGACACCGATCGGCAGAGTGCGTGAACGCTATCCGTCTCGAGTACCCCTGTGTGACTATGACACAGCGAGTGACGGTATCGCTTGACGACGACTCGGCGACGGCCCTCGAGACGCTCGTTGCCGAG
This window harbors:
- a CDS encoding metallophosphoesterase family protein, encoding MSRVAIVSDTHVPSRERAVPDWVGDELEAADHAIHAGDFDSQRSYERIAALANGNLTAIRGNTDPPTLELPHTDTFEVGGVTFAVTHGTGSPAGWQRRVVETARVEATTAEPVVVAGHTHEVVDTAVDGVRVLNPGSATGAAPADRATMYVATVTDGELEVELRSG
- the ddh gene encoding D-2-hydroxyacid dehydrogenase, whose product is MPFELERLGVHESVEAVFPPAELAAFLADLPIDVAVVDDDIDDCDAVVTLVYREAFLELDWIHSIQAGFDRFPRAVLEDNDVILTNSSGIHDRSVGETVAGYLLMFSRRLDDYVANQQRRHWERPKWDEAFTLPGSTACVVGTGTLGSGVAETLGALGVRVTGVRRSGDPVPGFDEVYANDRLLEAIGDADFVIVTVPLTDETHHLFDADAFDAMRDDAYFVNVARGSIVDEPALIDALEAGDLAGAALDVFEEEPLPDSSPLWGMDEVIISPHAAAYTRDYYRDVGEIVRENVGRLADDEEFYNRVV
- a CDS encoding NUDIX domain-containing protein — protein: MTEQRGSDADDDEAALDHVVTGFLRNRGEILLLRRSDAVGTYTGQWGGISGFAEGQPDDQVRVEIREETGLEPDAVSLVRTGRPVEFEDTDLVREWVVHPYLFDCETRELELSEEHDTAEWVSPTTICEGVGDDRETVPKLWTAYERVAPTVRSIAADDEHGAAYLSIRALEVVRDRAGLLVAERSEFGADPDDEWDELAELARRLLEARPSMAVLRNRVNRLMADADGTDGDAPAVLESALSNIDRALSADSDAANNASDHITGSVATLSRSGTVLEALQQGAPSRVFVAESRPGCEGIAVAETLAETTDSAVTVHTDAAVAHVLARDDIDRVVVGADTVLPDGTVVNKTGTRALAIAAAREGVPVSVVAATDKVSTREDVNLESGDRTAVYDGDASLDVLNPTFDVTPADCVTAVITERGALEPGEIEAVAEELRGLEGWCDDGDPTKRETTDRNPSRE